One genomic segment of Agelaius phoeniceus isolate bAgePho1 chromosome 32, bAgePho1.hap1, whole genome shotgun sequence includes these proteins:
- the LOC129133851 gene encoding LIM homeobox transcription factor 1-beta-like isoform X1, producing the protein MGIPSPPPFLPPPPCAPPPLPRERARPGARRARCHCRDPAVAAAVAIAAPLSPSPSRCRRRGPAAGMKPEEAPSCREQGAPLPGAGSRPAALPVLCAGCGRGIWDRFLLRVNERSWHERCLRCSECGRALRGRCFSRERRLLCAPDYERLFPRCCSRCRGALGRSERVLRVLGRVFHERCLRCGSCGRRLRSGDEFVLRDGRILCRGHAGTGTTGTTGTTGTTGPAAEDGARSEDEEGRDSRCSRNSGGKDPKRSKRPRTILSSQQRRAFKASFEVSSKPCRKVRETLAAETGLTVRVVQVWFQNQRAKMKKIARRQQQQEQLGNSRGGIPGGRGAGRSGRDGNEDEEGLQRILVPFSRILPPPLEPGGFEGEAGTFRGTPPELPPFDSEGVFQELDGDTLGSLGAALISTENSQQLILGNARIPEIPEPGNPMERLYSMQSSYFTS; encoded by the exons atgggaattccctCCCCCCCCCCTTTCCTGCCCCCTCCCCCGTGCGcgcccccgcccctcccccggGAGCGCGCACGGCCGGGGGCGCGCCGGGCCCGGTGTCACTGTCGCGATCCCGCTGTCGCCGCCGCTGTCGCGATCGCGGCGCCGTTGTCGCCGTCCCCGTCCCGGTGTCGCCGTCGCGGTCCCG CCGCCGGGATGAAGCCGGAGGAGGCTCCGTCCTGCCGGGAGCAGGGAGCGCCGCTCCCGGGAGCCG GctcccgtcccgccgcgctcccgGTGCTGTGCGCGGGCTGCGGCCGCGGCATCTGGGACCGGTTCCTGCTGCGGGTGAACGAGCGCTCGTGGCACGAGCGGTGCCTGCGCTGCTCCGAGTGCGGCCGCGCCCTGCGGGGCCGCTGCTTCAGCCGCGAGCGCCGCCTGCTCTGCGCGCCCGACTACGAGCG GCTGTTCCCGCGCTGctgcagccgctgccggggcgcGCTCGGGCGCTCCGAGCGCGTCCTGCGCGTCCTGGGCCGCGTCTTCCACGAGCGCTGCCTCCGCTGCGGCTCCTGCGGCCGCCGCCTCCGCAGCGGGGACGAGTTCGTGCTGCGCGACGGGCGCATCCTGTGCCGCGGCCACGCGGGCACCGGCACCACCGGCACCACCGGGACCACCGGGACCACCGGGCCCGCCGCCGAGGACGGAG CTCGGAGCGAGGACGAGGAGGGCCGGGATTCCCGGTGCTCCCGGAATTCCGGCGGGAAGGACCCCAAACGCTCCAAGCGGCCCCGAACCATCCTGAGCTCCCAACAGCGCCGGGCGTTCAAGGCCTCCTTTGAGGTCTCCTCCAAACCCTGCCGGAAG GTGCGGGAGACGCTGGCGGCCGAGACGGGGCTGACGGTCCGGGTGGTCCAGGTGTGGTTCCAGAACCAACGAGCCAAG atGAAGAAGATTGCccgcaggcagcagcagcaggagcagcttggGAATTCCAGAGGGGGAATTCCAGGCGGGAGAGGAGCCGGGAGGAGCGGCCGGGATGGgaatgaggatgaggagg GCCTGCAGCGGATCCTGGTCCCGTTTTCCCGGATTCTGCCGCCGCCCCTGGAGCCCGGCGGATTCGAGGGCGAGGCCGGAACGTTCCGGGGAACGCCCCCGGAGCTCCCGCCCTTCG ACTCCGAGggagttttccaggagctggaCGGGGACACCCTGGGATCCTTGGGAGCGGCCCTGATCTCCACGGAGAATTCCCAGCAGCTGATCCTCGGGAATGCCAGAATTCCCGAAATCCCCGAGCCCGGGAATCCCATGGAGCGCCTGTACTCCATGCAGAGCTCCTACTTCACCTCCTGA
- the LOC129133851 gene encoding LIM homeobox transcription factor 1-beta-like isoform X2, with protein sequence MKPEEAPSCREQGAPLPGAGSRPAALPVLCAGCGRGIWDRFLLRVNERSWHERCLRCSECGRALRGRCFSRERRLLCAPDYERLFPRCCSRCRGALGRSERVLRVLGRVFHERCLRCGSCGRRLRSGDEFVLRDGRILCRGHAGTGTTGTTGTTGTTGPAAEDGARSEDEEGRDSRCSRNSGGKDPKRSKRPRTILSSQQRRAFKASFEVSSKPCRKVRETLAAETGLTVRVVQVWFQNQRAKMKKIARRQQQQEQLGNSRGGIPGGRGAGRSGRDGNEDEEDSEGVFQELDGDTLGSLGAALISTENSQQLILGNARIPEIPEPGNPMERLYSMQSSYFTS encoded by the exons ATGAAGCCGGAGGAGGCTCCGTCCTGCCGGGAGCAGGGAGCGCCGCTCCCGGGAGCCG GctcccgtcccgccgcgctcccgGTGCTGTGCGCGGGCTGCGGCCGCGGCATCTGGGACCGGTTCCTGCTGCGGGTGAACGAGCGCTCGTGGCACGAGCGGTGCCTGCGCTGCTCCGAGTGCGGCCGCGCCCTGCGGGGCCGCTGCTTCAGCCGCGAGCGCCGCCTGCTCTGCGCGCCCGACTACGAGCG GCTGTTCCCGCGCTGctgcagccgctgccggggcgcGCTCGGGCGCTCCGAGCGCGTCCTGCGCGTCCTGGGCCGCGTCTTCCACGAGCGCTGCCTCCGCTGCGGCTCCTGCGGCCGCCGCCTCCGCAGCGGGGACGAGTTCGTGCTGCGCGACGGGCGCATCCTGTGCCGCGGCCACGCGGGCACCGGCACCACCGGCACCACCGGGACCACCGGGACCACCGGGCCCGCCGCCGAGGACGGAG CTCGGAGCGAGGACGAGGAGGGCCGGGATTCCCGGTGCTCCCGGAATTCCGGCGGGAAGGACCCCAAACGCTCCAAGCGGCCCCGAACCATCCTGAGCTCCCAACAGCGCCGGGCGTTCAAGGCCTCCTTTGAGGTCTCCTCCAAACCCTGCCGGAAG GTGCGGGAGACGCTGGCGGCCGAGACGGGGCTGACGGTCCGGGTGGTCCAGGTGTGGTTCCAGAACCAACGAGCCAAG atGAAGAAGATTGCccgcaggcagcagcagcaggagcagcttggGAATTCCAGAGGGGGAATTCCAGGCGGGAGAGGAGCCGGGAGGAGCGGCCGGGATGGgaatgaggatgaggagg ACTCCGAGggagttttccaggagctggaCGGGGACACCCTGGGATCCTTGGGAGCGGCCCTGATCTCCACGGAGAATTCCCAGCAGCTGATCCTCGGGAATGCCAGAATTCCCGAAATCCCCGAGCCCGGGAATCCCATGGAGCGCCTGTACTCCATGCAGAGCTCCTACTTCACCTCCTGA
- the CHCHD5 gene encoding coiled-coil-helix-coiled-coil-helix domain-containing protein 5 yields the protein MEALAVTAQLCGPELERYGRCVAASPGSWHQDCHQLSLSVTACASNHPLVRRIRRDCSDSFGAFERCLRERPQSAAECGPHVSQFLLCAQNVTQSATPGDAATATPRDTPRDGPRGTSTENPWN from the exons AT GGAGGCGCTGGCCGTCACCGCCCAGCTCTGCGGGCCGGAGCTGGAGCGCTACGGGCGCTGCGTGGCCGCGAGCCCCGGGAGCTGGCACCAGGATTGTCACCAACTGTCCCTGAGCGTCACCGCCTGCGCCTCCAACCA CCCCCTGGTGCGCCGGATCCGCCGGGATTGCTCCGACTCCTTCGGGGCCTTCGAGCGCTGCCTGCGGGAGCGGCCCCAGAGCGCGGCCGAGTGCGGCCCCCACGTCAGCCAGTTCCTGCTGTGCGCCCAAAATGTCACCCAGAGTGCCACCCCTGGGGACGCTGCCACTGCCACACCCAGGGACACACCCAGGGACGGCCCCAGGGGCACCTCCacag AGAATCCCTGGAATTAA